One region of Primulina tabacum isolate GXHZ01 chromosome 1, ASM2559414v2, whole genome shotgun sequence genomic DNA includes:
- the LOC142544758 gene encoding F-box/kelch-repeat protein OR23 isoform X2, translating to MAPLSSSEDIGVQNLAITLIPGLPNDLGALILAFVPYAHHARLKSTCKSWRRFFSSKTLISLRQNYVVAPQLLCIFPQDPSIFSPYLFDPKNLSWCPLPPMPCNPHVYGLSNFISVSVGPHFYVLGGSLFDTRSFPLDRPSPSSSAFRFDFSTYSWELLSPMITPRGSFACAAVPELGKIVVAGGGSRHTMFGAAGSRMSSVEMYDIGKDEWVALDGLPRFRAGCVGFVLGKEFWVMGGYGESRTVSGVFPVDEYYRDAVVMELKNGSKWKELGDMWEEGERRRLGKIVVVEGRGQDVLGIFMLDRSEIFRLSNTKAQLMTASKFRSGNNTTNFNKLSSIHMILC from the exons ATGGCCCCCCTTTCGTCGTCGGAGGATATCGGAGTTCAAAACCTAGCCATAACCTTAATCCCCGGCCTCCCCAACGATTTGGGGGCGTTGATTTTAGCTTTTGTCCCTTATGCTCACCACGCACGCCTCAAATCCACCTGCAAATCATGGAGACGTTTCTTCTCATCGAAAACCCTCATTTCTCTTCGACAGAATTACGTTGTTGCACCGCAGCTACTTTGTATTTTCCCACAAGACCCTTCGATTTTCTCTCCTTACTTGTTTGATCCGAAGAACCTCTCGTGGTGCCCCCTTCCACCTATGCCCTGCAACCCCCATGTTTATGGGTTGTCCAATTTCATCTCCGTTTCAGTGGGCCCCCACTTTTATGTGCTCGGTGGATCCCTTTTCGATACCAGGTCGTTTCCCCTTGATCGCCCTTCCCCTTCCTCATCCGCGTTTCGCTTTGATTTTTCGACGTACTCTTGGGAATTACTGTCCCCCATGATCACCCCGCGTGGCAGCTTTGCTTGTGCTGCGGTCCCGGAGTTGGGGAAGATTGTGGTGGCGGGGGGTGGTTCTAGGCACACGATGTTTGGGGCAGCAGGAAGTAGGATGAGCTCGGTGGAGATGTATGATATCGGAAAGGATGAGTGGGTGGCTTTAGATGGGCTGCCGAGGTTTCGAGCTGGGTGTGTTGGGTTCGTTCTTGGCAAGGAGTTTTGGGTAATGGGAGGATACGGGGAATCGAGAACCGTTTCAGGGGTGTTCCCTGTAGATGAATATTATAGAGATGCGGTAGTGATGGAGTTGAAAAATGGCAGTAAATGGAAGGAGCTTGGAGATATGTGGGAAGAAGGGGAGAGAAGGAGACTGGGGAAAATTGTGGTGGTGGAGGGACGTGGCCAGGATGTTCTTGGGATTTTCATGCTCGACAGGAGTGAAATATTCAG ACTGTCCAACACAAAGGCACAATTAATGACTGCTTCAAAATTTCGATCGGGTAACAACACTACCAATTTTAACAAATTGTCTTCTATACATATGATATTATGCTGA
- the LOC142544758 gene encoding F-box/kelch-repeat protein OR23 isoform X1: MAPLSSSEDIGVQNLAITLIPGLPNDLGALILAFVPYAHHARLKSTCKSWRRFFSSKTLISLRQNYVVAPQLLCIFPQDPSIFSPYLFDPKNLSWCPLPPMPCNPHVYGLSNFISVSVGPHFYVLGGSLFDTRSFPLDRPSPSSSAFRFDFSTYSWELLSPMITPRGSFACAAVPELGKIVVAGGGSRHTMFGAAGSRMSSVEMYDIGKDEWVALDGLPRFRAGCVGFVLGKEFWVMGGYGESRTVSGVFPVDEYYRDAVVMELKNGSKWKELGDMWEEGERRRLGKIVVVEGRGQDVLGIFMLDRSEIFRYNMICNRWTMETAVPKRASDDSSVGFIALDGELHLLTLLNINDSTTESRRSRQHKRSAALLIQIYHPVTRTWRSLVAKPPFPPLDFKTAVMCTIRL, translated from the exons ATGGCCCCCCTTTCGTCGTCGGAGGATATCGGAGTTCAAAACCTAGCCATAACCTTAATCCCCGGCCTCCCCAACGATTTGGGGGCGTTGATTTTAGCTTTTGTCCCTTATGCTCACCACGCACGCCTCAAATCCACCTGCAAATCATGGAGACGTTTCTTCTCATCGAAAACCCTCATTTCTCTTCGACAGAATTACGTTGTTGCACCGCAGCTACTTTGTATTTTCCCACAAGACCCTTCGATTTTCTCTCCTTACTTGTTTGATCCGAAGAACCTCTCGTGGTGCCCCCTTCCACCTATGCCCTGCAACCCCCATGTTTATGGGTTGTCCAATTTCATCTCCGTTTCAGTGGGCCCCCACTTTTATGTGCTCGGTGGATCCCTTTTCGATACCAGGTCGTTTCCCCTTGATCGCCCTTCCCCTTCCTCATCCGCGTTTCGCTTTGATTTTTCGACGTACTCTTGGGAATTACTGTCCCCCATGATCACCCCGCGTGGCAGCTTTGCTTGTGCTGCGGTCCCGGAGTTGGGGAAGATTGTGGTGGCGGGGGGTGGTTCTAGGCACACGATGTTTGGGGCAGCAGGAAGTAGGATGAGCTCGGTGGAGATGTATGATATCGGAAAGGATGAGTGGGTGGCTTTAGATGGGCTGCCGAGGTTTCGAGCTGGGTGTGTTGGGTTCGTTCTTGGCAAGGAGTTTTGGGTAATGGGAGGATACGGGGAATCGAGAACCGTTTCAGGGGTGTTCCCTGTAGATGAATATTATAGAGATGCGGTAGTGATGGAGTTGAAAAATGGCAGTAAATGGAAGGAGCTTGGAGATATGTGGGAAGAAGGGGAGAGAAGGAGACTGGGGAAAATTGTGGTGGTGGAGGGACGTGGCCAGGATGTTCTTGGGATTTTCATGCTCGACAGGAGTGAAATATTCAG GTACAATATGATTTGTAATCGTTGGACAATGGAGACTGCCGTACCTAAAAGAGCCTCTGATGATTCCTCGGTTGGTTTTATTGCATTAGATGGGGAGCTGCACTTGCTCACCCTTTTGAACATAAATGATTCAACGACAGAAAGCAGGCGATCTCGTCAACATAAGAGGTCGGCCGCATTGCTTATACAAATATACCATCCTGTCACGAGGACATGGAGATCCCTCGTTGCGAAGCCACCCTTCCCCCCCTTAGATTTCAAAACTGCGGTGATGTGCACCATTAGACTGTAG